From the genome of Oryza glaberrima chromosome 1, OglaRS2, whole genome shotgun sequence:
aaaaaacTTGCAAGTTTGAACACAAACACAGATCACGGCGAAATCAAATCCAAACTCCTATGGATTCCAAAAACTACaacgatttaaaactaaaacaacCATAAATCACCAAAAAGCACAAACCCCCTTTCAAAAACATCAAACTCGAATCCTAGCATGATTGAAATAGAAAAAACCACGAAAAAACTGAGAGCAAGCAGCGCATCACACACTAAACAGATTCACCGagaaaatcgaaaaaaaaactcaaggcGGAAGAGATCTGTTCGGTGGGCATGCCTATCTCTCTCTCGCTGGAGAGAACgagaagagaaagggagagagagcgagaaAAGAAGCCGTGAGAAAGGTGAGAGAGGAAAGCGAGGATggcgagaaaaaaagaaagaaagagaaacgaCTACGAGGATAGGGCGCGGAAATCAAAATATTCGTCGGGCCACGTTAATGGATCGCGGCCTCGAACCCTCCTCAAGGCTAAGGGGATGTTTGGTTGATGGCTAACCTTACCATAACTAAGTTTAGGTTAGTTGTGGCATGGTGGCACAAATGTGGCTTAGAAATAGttggccacaagtgtggcaTGCTTAGCTCTAAATTTGAGAGCATGACACGTGGGTTCCAAAGTTAAGAAAGTGTGGCATAACACAATTACGGCAGcgaaccaaacacatgcctaAAAAACTGTGGCATGACTAAAGTGTGGCGTGGTAAAGTGtgccaaccaaccaaacagcccctaattGCTGCACAAATCTTGGCGCAAGGATCGGATGGCAGAAAAAACATCAAATTCGGAGGAAAAAATCACGCGACAAATTTCTAGCAAAATCGATGAGAAATTGTATATCTCTAACCAGACCAGCAAATTCCAGCACACGCATTACACACACGAAGATCTCACCGAGCACAGACCTAGAGCGGAACATTAGGGCTCAGTTGAATCCCCTCTCCCCAAAAATGTCGTGGAAATGAACTGCGCACCCTACCTTGGTTGCAAAATCCTACACGAAGGATTCAACAACTAGCACACTAAACAGCAAAACAAATCCCTAACTAAACCAACCGAATCGAGAGGAAGACGCAGCAATCTCTTCGGTCTCCCACTACTCCCAAGCCACGGcggagttaaaaaaaaaagaagaagaatacaCGATCCACACCGCACCCCACCCAAGCAACTAACCGAAGCTAGGGTTCGCGCTTACCGAGCAGGAGGAAACGAGAACCCCGGGCGGCCCGGGCGGATCTCCCGCTCCACGCCAGCCCCACCAGTAGAGTGCGGGGGAGGGGACGCGCCGTCCCTCGACGGCTGCCGCCGACGCGGGGAAGGGTGGGACAGGATGCGGCGGCGAATTTGggtgagaagaggagaggagagaagggaagggaagggaagcgaGGGGAGGCGAATttggggggagaagaggagaggagagaagggaagggaagggaagggaagggaagcgaGGGGAGTAAAAGGACTGCCCCCATTCCCTCGTGACTCTAAAAATAGttctctatttctttttctcctctattTCATCTTATAATCCATCTTTTATGTTTAGTTTAATATCACAATAATGTAAATAATATTTCCAACGCATATAATTTAATCatatttaaattaataatttcaaacaaCACAATTCAaaatgaaatttgaattttttcccCAGATATCACATTGATATGTGCATATACATACACTAGTGTGAGTGCATGGATGTCTCTAGAATGCTCGATCAGTGCATCTGCGGCTGGTGTAGCAGTTCATCCATCCTAGCTACAATTAGTATCCAATGATATACATGTAGATATGGATTCTTATAATCATATATGATGGACTGGATAAGATTCAGATATATGATGAATAGTCCAGTTGTAAATCTTAATGCAATGACCAATCTGTTGATAACTATTGTGAGATTACTGATGTTGTTACTTAAATGTAAAATATGTAGcttacatagttttttttttaatcttggtggcattttttcaattttagtttCAGCTAAGACAATAACTTTTGATCTTTTGTAAGCTTGGATAGGTTTATTTAGTCTTTATGTAGACATTCTCTTATTTGGATAGGTTGCTGTAGGAGATGGTGCAAGGTGGTTGTGGAGGCATGGTGGACAATGCAAGCATTGAGGCGGAGGTAGAAGGCATGACAAAGGCAAGTACGGAGGGCGACAACTCCATAGGGTGTTGGCGAGCGGCATGCATAATTGTTGTGTATCATGCATGGATGTTTCAGGAACATTGGGTTAATTGTGTTGAGTATAGTATTGAGATACTGATTAACTAAAACTGTCTAGGGGTGTTTATGGTTATGATCATAGTCATACTTACTGAGTGATGGTGATGTTTATTCTCTGAATTTTTCTATGGAGTACatcaaaaatagatggtttTGGATTGCATAATCTGAATTTATTTCTCAATGAACCAATGCTCTGAATTGTTATAATGTTGCTCAAAATAGATGTTTTCTATAGTATGCATAATCTGAATTTATTCAGTTCCCTCAATAGAAAATATGTTCTATATTGTCACTTATGTCCCATTTAAATTAGGTTCTGCAGAAATATTTTGATAGGGTTAtgattttcaaaaaataaacccTGATGTTATTTAACACATATGGCAATttataacaagataataaataTATCTGTTGCTCCCTTTTTTCAGTTTAAATCTATCTTATTAGAtgcttgatttttcttttggttgaTTGATTTATACTTTTAACTAGAAAAGATGCCCATTGCAACACGGGTAGAGCCGTGTTGGTGGATAAATAATTACAAcccattgttttgtttattcaTGTGCTTACCTGAATCactaagttttaaaatttaaaatttggcttatagGAATAAGCATAAGCCAAATAATGAGGCCTTCAAACACGAGCTCGATTTGTCGTCCAGCTTTATCTCAAGTCAGGCAGGAATTTCAGTTACTATGATCTTTTCGAAGTAAAACCGATTCTTATGGATTATTGTAAAGGATTTAAtagaaacataaaattaaaaacaaaacataaatttaaaaccgattcaaacacaGATTACGTACCAAATTTCtggcggaaacatcttcaacttttataatagtagagatactaccgtagcgttagcacagACAAATTATtagtaacaaaacaaattacagattctgcctgaaaaactgcgagacgaatttattaagcctaattaatccatcactagtaaatatttactgtagcaccacattgtcaaatcatggtgtgattaggcttaaaagattcgtctcacaaattacacgcaaactgtgtaattggtatttttatctatatttaatattccatgcatatgtcaaaacattcgatatgatgtatgcaaagtttttgttttgggacTAAACAGGGCCAAAAACAATGAACCTTAACCGTAAGACTAGATGTGACTTCTTGCCAAAACAGAACAGCAAAACGTATAATACGGAGTAACAACGGTGGTCAGAATGTTCTTGCTGCCAGTGAGCTTCCATTTGCACATGTGAAATAGCTCGAATCATTTTAAAGATGAATGGCAAGCGTTTGATatccagattttttttcaaatatggcTATCTGATAGTTATACAACATACAAATGAGGATAGACAGAGAGTTCATAGACATAAAAATGGATTTTGCAATCATGTGTATCCTTTCTACTTTCATTCTACGCCAAAAAGAAGCACATGATGCTACACTGACAACCCAGATCATACAACATATTGGAATTTCTCAAGTCTGATCCGTTTGGAGTTGGATTCTCTAGTCTTTACTGGCAGCTGTCCCGGTTTCGAGTCTATTTCTTCGCCTTCTTTGTTCTCTTCGTAGTTTGGGTTTTCCTTGTACCCTGCTTAGTGGCCTTTCCTGCAACCTTCGCCTTCTTCTGTCCCTTCCCCTACATTTCACAAGAATAAGCGAACTTTGTCACGAGGAACTATAATATGTCGCAAAGTTTGTAACATGGTTCCTTAATTTCATGATACAAAACAGGCAAAGTGCTTCAGTACATAAGTAAAACCTCCAGAATAGCTATCCACAATTGGGTTTCAAACTTATATATGGTCGTTTTCAGGAGTTCAAGAATGAGGTATTCATGCAGTTTGTAGTAACATGTGCCATCATCCGTTTTTAATTCTGAGATGGCGTAATGGTAATGGAAAAGAAACTGAAAAGAAGCATATAGGATCATTAAAAGGGTAGGAGAGAACATACCGCCGGTTTCTCagcttttcttttggtttttgcCTTAGGTTGATCTCCATCTTCATTATTTTGATCGTTTTGAGAAGCATGCGGCTCAGGAAGCTTGTCACCCTCCTCGTCAGAATCAAATGTGAATCCATCAAGGGTACCTATACAAATGACATGCCTCGAGTATTAGAAAATAACCATTGCAGCAGATGTTAATCATCATATCAAATGATAGGGACATTAGTCATCACTTCATGCAGAATGACTGTTCCTGACTACTGTCAAATGACAATGCATTGCTTAATAGCTCCATTAAAGAAAGATAAGATGTGCTGCTTTTATTGGCGCGCAGTTTGCTGCTCAGATTTATAGGTTAGAAACAGTAGGATATATGGGCTGAAGATTTCTAACTAACCACCTAGAAGAATGCTAACCTTCCATCATAGTCTCTGCTTCAAATAAATTGGATTGGGGTTCCAATTGAATAAAATCATTCATAATAGATTCTATctgcaaaagggaaaaaaaatggttgaaTAAGGTAAGCAGCTGCATCCCTCAGAATAATATATTTCAATCGGATTTAGTAGCAAAAATAGCACGCTACATGATAGAAAGTAGAACAGACTAAACTAAAAATTATGGAGAAGTCAAATACTCATAAGAGATTTATGTTATGATTGACAACCTTCGCTTCTGTTTGTCCTACACTGACctgagaaaaagagagagtCCATCAAGGATTTAAGATCAACACTAACAAACAAGGCAAATGCACAACTGTACATTAAGTTTGAATGTAACTTACAACGCAAAATGTCCTGGATGGAACAATTGTTGAATTGTATATTGTTCCTGTGAGtatataagtaaaaataataataagatggGTAAAGTATTTTGAATAGTTTGCATGTAGTAAGATAACACGGACATTAATTTCAAATCCCTTGTTGGTAAAAATACCCTGCCTAGTCAGAAACCAAAGTACATAATACATAAATGATACTAAAGAAATCGACTTGTTGGTACCTTTTAGGTCCAATAACAAATCCTGATTTCCGTTAGGACTGTTTGAAATTACTATCCTCCCAACAGCTCCAACATCTCCACTTAAGTCTATCGAGTCACCATCGCATTCAATCAATGCCTAGAAATAAACAGAACAAGGATTATAATTTATAAACTTAGGGAAACTATCATTGGGTCAGTCATGATTCCCAGTCTTCCAGGTAGATGATACTTGCAGAGGTCAAGATGTTGATGTTACTGCATTTTAGCACATATAACACATTTTTGGTGGATTGTCAAGGATCTATGGCTCTTTAATGTAGCCTATACTCCTTCTAACTCCTGGTGCACTAAAAGGGTCCCCAACCACTTCTCATTTATGGCTCTGTCATTGCGGTATTTCTATTGATTGTACAATTCATATTCTTTCCACCAATGTTAAGTCGACTGATATTTTTCCATGAAGAAAATATGGGAAAGGGGGATGATAGCAGAGTGGCTCATTGCATTCCGGACTTTTGATTTGACGCACTGACCCTTTTATGAGAAGAATGGTCTCTAATTGATAATGCCAGTTAGAATTATCATACCTTTGAACGCTGAACTTTATCAGGAATGATTAATGGCAACCTCTGGGAGACCTGGAACGCAGAAGAACTTACAGTCCATAAGATATCTCAGACAGTCCATAAGATATCTCAGACATATTGACGTAACTAGTTCAAGGAATAACAAGACACGCCATCATGCTCCACAAAAATTATGGTAATCAAGGAAATAACTAACCGGTTGGAGCTTgataaatatttacaaaatgatatttattttcatattttcctACACATTCTTAAAAGGATTTACCCAACTTTCACTAGTTCAATATAATGCAGTATCAAAAGTGACACATGTTGGGATATTCCCAGTAAGATACTAAGATGTGGGctctaattttgttttctttgctcCTCTTTTGGGTCAATGATCTCAAAGTTCTGGAACCGTAGTGTggaggaaaaaatatattaaaaatagaagGAAGTTAAGGCATCTTACAGAGTGCTCTGTAAGTTTATCCTGCATGTCTACCTCAGCAACTCCCTCTTCTCGATGTTCCAAGGTATCTATGAATGACCATGACTATAATTATCAATCATTGAAACTAAGAATTCACAAACTGACTTTTCACTAAAAGGCAACCCTTTTCTTAAGCCTTACCATCTATTTGATCTGGACCAGCTTTTGGTCCAGTAACCTTTGAAGCATTAGAACTAGATGGGAGTTTAACTTCTTTGGAGTCtgtacaaaaaaaattaggCATAGAAATTGACAACAGAGTGGACATGATGTTTGCAACTAAGTAATATGTACAATGAAATCAGTATTAAATATAACAGATGCATTATCTGACGATCAATAACAAATAATGTAGAACAGTTGTAAGATAAGATTTAAGAGGTACTATTGACATCAGAAACAAAGcatcttgagaaaaaaaaagggaatctGCTGAACCTCATTGACGAACTTGGATAGCTTGTAATCTATCTATAGATCTTTTAAATTGTTCTTTTTACATGGGCATACCACATATCAGCAGCATAACTAATTAGAAACCGGATGGCGAGATACCATGAACAGGGATTAAACAATTAAGAataaaatacgaattataataGTTACCGAGCGTTTTGCAGGCTTATCTTGATTTGATTCCATGGTTGGTTTCTCATCTTTGCCAAAAGCATCTATAGGCAACCATGAAGAGAAAATAGATCAGAAAGTGAATGAAAAGGAGACACTAGTTTGGAAGTTTgtcataacaaaataataaatattactacctccgtcccaaaatataaggagcTTTAGGGTTGAACACAGGTATTAAGAAAGATGGTGGAGTTAAATAGAGGAAtgttgtgattagttgagaagaGGAGGTAGGAAAGGAATTCGAATggtggaaggttgtgattggctAAGAAGAGAATGTATGTGGAGAAGAAGTTATATTTTAGGGCAAAATTATGAaggctagaagttgttatatctTGGGATGGACGGAGTACAAAAGTAAACTAATTATACCTTCTTGACTAGTAGGGGTTTTCCTCCTAGTAGGTGTTGCTTTTTTGCCCTTATTTGGTGCAGCAACATCTACATCCCCTACATGGTCTGAACTAGCCTTGTTTTCCCCCTTTTGTTCTTCTCCAGATGGTGTAGTCCTTGTAGGACTGTTTTCAGGAGAATCATAGGAGTCAGAAGAAAGCATCACCGTCGATGTAGTTGGTGGCTACAAAAAATTAAGCAAAATAAAATTCGTGACATTATCACCAATAACAAGTCACAATCTTGGAAAGCTAGTGAAGTTGTACCGAGAACAAAAAGTGTAACAAGTACTAGATACAGAACATGTTTGCTAGCTCACATTGGAGCCTATTAGACATCGGCACCAAAATTAAGACGTTCAATCTTTGTGTTTAAACTAGGAATTGACGATACCATAGCGGGGACCGTTTGACAAAACCATTGGCATAGACCAAGTAAACAAGTTGTTTAACACATGTACAAACAACGTTTTCTGAATACCGAAAATTGGCATCGAGTTGTGTGAAGGATTATCAAGAGCACGAAATTCTCACGAACATCACAAAGCATATTTAACACAAAGCCTAGAAGCAGCACGGAATGCCATTCTGTGAAATGACATAGATCAAACTTATTAGCATGCCCACTAAAAATTCAGTTCAATTCTCAACTTAAATCTGAGGAGCAAAAATGGGTAAATTGAAACCGCCTGGCAGGATGAACCTTATTTCCACGAAGACCTACTAGGATTTAGCTAGGGCACATCACCACATCACATGGCAcgggaggtggagaagagatGGGTTACCTGGAACGCGCGGAGCCAGTCGGAGTCTTCTTCCTCGCCCATGCCTGCGCCTCCCTCCCTCAAAACTCCTTCAGAGCCGACTATGGAAGGAAACCCACTACACGGACCAGCCAAGCGAGGCACAGGTGGCGAGGGGAGGTGGCAACCAGTGGCGTAGCCAAGAAATTTTCTTTGGGTAGTCCTACTTCAGAAGTTCACATCACATTTAAGAATTTTCTAACACTGTAAATCCCATATTCATGTAGAAATTAGTGAAAATGcgatacaataaaaaaaaataatgccaTTTAACATAATAATTGGCTAACTTAACTAGCAAGTTCAAAATATGCGAATACTACGATATAGATATTTAAAGTAAAAAAGATATTAGACATAGATAGAAAATTACATGTTGCTACCTTAATCTACGCTTGTTCTTAGCCATGAAAGTTTTTATTATGTCTTCCTCACCTATATTGCTCAATATATGTGACTAAGCCATTTTAAAATCACCTGATCAACTTACTAATTATTTTCTACAAGCCATTTCAAAAGCTGAAGGAAATTCCCTCTATTTGTTAGATTTATCACTTTCATCATACCCAAAAAATGCCAATCCTTGTTTTAAAAGAAATCTTACATCTAAGTGTAAACCTAGCCTTATAACTAATTTTGTTCTCATGTTAAACCTTCACAATGACATTATCAATTGGTGCGtctttcacaaaaaaaaaatgatatctcTTGAACTTTGTGTGCACTTCATGTTTTACAAATCCAATGTACAAACTACAACCCAGCAAATCAGCAGCACGTTCTGATATTCACATTCACTTTTCACTGATTCAcaaatcacatattcacattcACTGATTACAAATCGCTGATTTACCTCACCTAAGCACAAGATTTGAAAATGGACTAGTAGGAAGGCAGAGATATCAACTAGGGCCAGGGTGCTAGAGGACCCAGGCTCCCGGCGTCGGCAGACAGTGTCGACACCATAAGGGGACACGAGTTGGGCAGGGAGGAGCACTTGCCTACGCCGTGGCACCACCTGCCCACAGCCCACCTGTACAGCTCTACACACTGCGAATCGATCCAGGTAGAGAGCAGCGGTGTCTCGACAGCGACACGGCGAGAAGAGAAACCgctgcggcggcagcagcgtggCGAGGCGAGAAATGGCAGCGACGGCATGATGAAGCGAGGAGACGGGGAGTGGATAGAGGGGAAGAATGGCTACGTCACGGGTGCTCTCTCACGCGTGCGAAGAACCGCGTCGCGGTGTCTCCCAGTCGGCTAGCCCTAGGGTTTCTGCCCGCTGTTCGTTTTTGCTGGTTCTTCTTGGGCTTGATCGGATGCCTAAATATTTGGGGGTGGGGGTCCCTGGGCCAAAATCGGGGGTAGTCCCAAGCCCACCAGGACTATCCCCGGCTACTGGTGGCAACGGCTGGagtggcggctgcggcggccagTGGCAGCTCCAGGAACAAATCGTCGGGTGGTCCTACTTGACGCCCCAAATTATCACAATGTTACAAATTCAAgttaaatatttcaaaaatagtaaaaatataATTGAAATGTAGCAATATATCTCACAACATCACAACTAGCTTAAAACCAACATTTAAGTTTGAAGTTATGAAAGTTAGAAGATAAATCATTCAAATATCTTACAATAGATTGGCCACAAGCTTAAAAGAGAGCTCAGCAAGAGTTTCTAGGCCTTTGAACCTTTCATCTTTTCTCATATCATCAATAAAAGTCCCAAGTTGCAATTCAAGTCTAATCAAATCCAAGGCTGAAAATTTTTTGGATAATACTTGGCGAGGTTAAGACTTGTGCATCATAAGAGGCAAATGAATTTAATGGATTCAGTGCTGGCATGCAAACAACCAATTTCATATTAACCTCATTAAACCTATTGTTCAGCTCTTGGCTAATGATCGTCATTTGTTTGGTCTAGACAAAACCGTGGAGATCTTTCATGTCTCACTGCAATTTGCACTACAAATTAAAGAGATAAACAACAAATTTCCACTAGCACTACTACTCACTACTACATAGGGAAACAAGCCAACAAGAAATGACTACCGACCTTTGCACTTTGCTTGGCAGCAGGAGTGCTAGAGAGGGAGCTAGGGAGCTcgtcggtctcggtctcggtcgaCGGTCGTCaagaagagggagaggtggcgaaTGGGGAGGAGCCGAGGGCACCCGGCGCCGGCAGAATGGCGGTGTCGCCTCGACTCCTCCCTGTCTTCCCTTTCCAGGGAGGCGGTCGCCGGGCCGGTCCCAAGCGCCCAGGCAGCCGGCCGATGGCTACGGTCGCCGGCGCTGGGCGACAACCAACAGGACTGGGGGAGCAGAGCtagggaggggaggcgaggaggcggtgccgAGGCGGAGACTGAGTCAGGAGGCGCGAGGGGAGACGGGAgccggggaggcggcgcgccggcgctaAGGCGCGTGTGGTCGTGCGGCTGTGTGGCTGGCAGCGCCTCTCCCTAACCCTAGCTCAATGggctttttcttttgtttgggcCGTCGCGAGCGCCAGGGGGGTCCTCGTTGGccaaattggaaaaagtacacccaaggtccctcaacctGTCATcaagatacaaaatcgtcccccaaccacaaaaccagatatattacatccctcaacttacaaaacggTTCACTTTAGATCATTCGGTGATTTTGACACGTGGCAGCTAAGTCAGCATAGGTCcccatatgggccccacatgtcagggtccACGTCAGCaccttctctcttttccctcttctctctcttcctcctctctcacatTCTCCTCGTTCCCGTTGCCATCGCGGTGCTGCATCTGGATGCAGAGGATCTCGCCCTGTGCGATGGCGAGCTGCATCTGCAGCTGTGACACCTGGTTCTGCAGGAAGGAGATGGCCCCGGCCCGACGCAACCATAGACTGGATCCCGCATCCGGTCGTTTGCCTCGTACACCAGGCTGCTCACCGCGTCGCCTTGCTGTTGCGCCGGCAGCTCCTGCATTGGAAACATGCATCAGAcgcaagcatgcatgcacggTGGCGCGGGCACCGCCATTGATAACGACCTTATACGTGTTCGTGCATAGGCCATGCAATGCCaatggacatatatatatgtatgttggGTAAGAAGAAGTTTGATTTAATATACCTGGAGCATCTTGCTAACATTGCTGGCGCCGAAGACCTTGTGGACGATGGCGAACTTGTGGGGGTCATCGGCGGGGAAGAAGGACGCGAAGATGCAGTCCTTggtgcaccgccgccgcagcagcttgCACGACGCGCACGGCGACCCACTGCCCATCGTCCCAATCCTCTCTATCTAATGTTCACACACGTATAAAACGCTTGTATGAATGACAGCGGCGGTCAGCGACTGgccacgtggcggcggcgacgacgacaacgtgGGAGAAGGAGACGCGCGCCTCCGCTGTGGGGatcggcgccgacggcggatTGCTGCCTCTCTGCCCGCTGCCACGCTGCTCCGCCCCTTCGGCTTCGAGCGCCGTCGCTCCGCCCACTGCCACCCAATCCGCCCCGCCGGCtttgcgcgcgccgccgctccgcccgcctgCACCGACGCTCCGCCGGCTTTGGGCGTGTCGCCACTCCGCCCATCGTCGCCCCGCTTCGCCCGCCTGCGCCATCGCCCcactccgcccgccgccaccctgcCGGCTTCGCGCGCGTCGCCACTCCGCCCGCCGTTGCTCCGCTTCGCCTGCCTGCGCGCCGTCAGCCCACTCCGTCGTCGCTTGCCTGCTTCGCCGTTCCTCTCGTCGTCCAACGTTGCGGGGCCGcttcgccgccggtggcggcacAACGCCATTCGCGATCGGCTGCCGCCCTCGCTTTCTCCCGCgtcgcagccaccgccgcctcctttcccgtCTCGCCCCagcggcctcctccccagcagcgccgccggcttgctagagaagagaagaggagagtgagagagagaggaggaggaggaagggagaggaggaggaagagggaaggtgctgacgtggcatcctgacatgtggggcccacatgggtctcacgctgactcagccgccacgtaggacaaaaccgggtcaaaaccaccgaatgaTCTAAAGTAAACGGTTTTTGTAAattgagggatgtcatatacctgttttgtggttgggggacgattttgtaactcgatgacaagttgagggacctttggtgtactttcaCCTGGACTACCCCTTTTGAACTGGTATACGCTATGCAATAGGTGTTGCTAATGCGCGAGGAGCAATCACCCGCACTCCCCTCCCCCGTATACGctttctcccccttcctcctcccctccttctcttcctcctcccctccttctcttcctactacagtacaccacaaaaaataaaagaaaaaaataaagttgaaaaaatttatgtatagaaatactatatataaaaaatatttgaattcaaatttaaatttgaaacggatatgtaaacttttggcttataaactttgggtctataaactaatatttgaatttaaattcaaatttgaacgggtatgtaaacttttga
Proteins encoded in this window:
- the LOC127756085 gene encoding DNA-binding protein BIN4-like, which codes for MGEEEDSDWLRAFQPPTTSTVMLSSDSYDSPENSPTRTTPSGEEQKGENKASSDHVGDVDVAAPNKGKKATPTRRKTPTSQEDAFGKDEKPTMESNQDKPAKRSVTISKEVKLPSSSNASKVTGPKAGPDQIDDTLEHREEGVAEVDMQDKLTEHSVSQRLPLIIPDKVQRSKALIECDGDSIDLSGDVGAVGRIVISNSPNGNQDLLLDLKGTIYNSTIVPSRTFCVVSVGQTEAKIESIMNDFIQLEPQSNLFEAETMMEGTLDGFTFDSDEEGDKLPEPHASQNDQNNEDGDQPKAKTKRKAEKPAGKGQKKAKVAGKATKQGTRKTQTTKRTKKAKK
- the LOC127759940 gene encoding LOW QUALITY PROTEIN: LOB domain-containing protein 12-like (The sequence of the model RefSeq protein was modified relative to this genomic sequence to represent the inferred CDS: deleted 2 bases in 1 codon), giving the protein MGSGSPCASCKLLRRRCTKDCIFASFFPADDPHKFAIVHKVFGASNVSKMLQELPAQQQGDAVSSLVYEANDRMRDPVYGCVGGAISFLQNQVSQLQMQLAIAQGEILCIQMQHRDGNGNEENCKLQ